The proteins below come from a single Bactrocera dorsalis isolate Fly_Bdor chromosome 5, ASM2337382v1, whole genome shotgun sequence genomic window:
- the LOC105226459 gene encoding charged multivesicular body protein 5 — protein MNRLFGKGKPKEPAPNLNDCIAGVDTRANNIEEKITKLDNELRKYREQMSKMREGPAKNSVKQRAMRVLKQKKAYEQQVEALRNQSFNMEQANYAAQSLKDTQATVAAMKDGVKQMQKEFKKVNIDQIEDIQDDMADMLEQADEVQEALGRTYGMPEVDDDELQAELDALGDEIALDDDTSYLDDMVKAPSAPDKEPGADSIVPGSKSGIETDEFGLPKVPTSVKTS, from the exons atgaatcGTCTGTTTGGAAAAGGTAAGCCCAAGGAGCCAGCACCAAATCTGAACGATTGTATTGCGGGG GTGGATACTCGTGCGAATAATATCGAAGAGAAGATAACAAAGCTGGATAATGAACTGCGTAAATATCGTGAACAAATGTCGAAAATGCGCGAAGGACCGGCTAAAAACTCCGTAAAGCAGCGAGCTATGCGTGTGCTGAAGCAGAAGAAGGC TTATGAACAGCAAGTTGAAGCACTTCGTAATCAGTCATTCAATATGGAACAGGCTAACTATGCTGCACAATCGCTAAAAGACACACAAGCTACTGTAGCTGCAATGAAGGATGGTGTCAAACAAATGCAAAAGGAATTCAAGAAAGTCAATATCGATCAAATTGAG GACATCCAAGACGATATGGCCGATATGCTGGAACAAGCAGATGAGGTACAAGAAGCTTTAGGACGTACATATGGCATGCCAGAAGTTGACGATGATGAACTGCAAGCCGAATTAGATGCACTAGGCGATGAAATAGCACTCGATGATGATACCAGCTACTTGGATGACATGGTGAAAGCACCATCAGCTCCGGATAAGGAACCAGGTGCCGATAGTATTGTACCCGGCAGTaaa aGTGGAATTGAAACTGACGAGTTTGGCTTGCCTAAAGTGCCCACTTCGGTTAAAACGTCTTAA